In the Nymphaea colorata isolate Beijing-Zhang1983 unplaced genomic scaffold, ASM883128v2 scaffold0258, whole genome shotgun sequence genome, one interval contains:
- the LOC116268402 gene encoding serine/threonine-protein kinase ATG1c — protein sequence MEANEEFPFGDKFDWKNKIFLGEGSYGRVFKVKSLQDGQFYAIKQMRMEEFNQDPTLMASLKGEIQITMDVNSDHTVKMLDAKIGKNYTYMILELCDTDLRKELASRKFTEPECVAIFEEIMMGFNVLVHKGYIHRDIKPANTLVKNHHYKVADFGFACKADILGRKKLTDICGTPIYMAPQLLKNEPYTAKSDIWSLGLMLYEMIFGYAPWPCRSLEEYLSGIYHKSLSFPYNAKIG from the coding sequence ATGGAAGCAAACGAAGAGTTTCCTTTTGGCGACAAGTTtgattggaaaaataaaattttcctcGGAGAGGGCAGCTACGGAAGAGTCTTCAAGGTCAAGAGCCTCCAAGACGGACAATTTTATGCCATCAAGCAGATGAGAATGGAAGAGTTCAATCAAGATCCCACCCTTATGGCCTCTCTCAAAGGCGAAATTCAGATTACCATGGATGTCAACTCTGACCACACAGTCAAGATGCTAGACGCTAAGATCGGAAAAAATTATACATACATGATCCTCGAGCTCTGCGATACCGACTTGCGTAAAGAACTTGCCTCACGCAAATTTACTGAACCAGAATGTGTGGCTATCTTCGAGGAGATCATGATGGGCTTCAATGTCCTCGTTCACAAAGGTTACATCCATCGTGATATAAAACCGGCAAACACACTCGTCAAGAATCATCACTATAAGGTCGCTGATTTCGGTTTCGCATGCAAAGCAGATATCCTAGGTCGAAAGAAGCTCACCGATATTTGCGGAACTCCCATTTACATGGCTCCACAGTTGCTGAAAAACGAACCCTATACAGCCAAATCAGACATATGGAGTCTGGGCCTCATGCTTTATGAAATGATCTTCGGATATGCCCCTTGGCCTTGTCGTAGCTTGGAAGAATATCTCAGCGGAATCTATCATAAGTCTTTGAGCTTCCCTTACAACGCTAAGATCGGATAG